Proteins encoded together in one Pseudoxanthobacter soli DSM 19599 window:
- a CDS encoding metal ABC transporter ATP-binding protein gives MSAVVFRDVALDQGGRRVLSGVSFVVEPGQFVGVLGPNGSGKTTVMRAIVGLLPVTAGSISVCGAPVRRGNPAIGYAPQLRRTLADARFTGFEVVLSGAGGERWGWPWASKRDRAAAWSALERVGGLDLAGRPVGEMSGGERQRLMIAQALLGEPRLLLLDEPLVSLDPARQADIVALVASIARERNIAVLFSAHEVNPLVGAIDRVLYLARGHAATGTIDEVVTGPVLSRLYGSSIDVVRVDGRIFVMSGRHDVERGEHCGHAHSHEHAHGAHSHGHDHGPAGVLSSPGSASVGHQHRERSPHAEL, from the coding sequence ATGAGTGCCGTCGTTTTCCGCGATGTGGCTCTCGATCAGGGGGGGCGCCGGGTTCTGTCCGGCGTCTCCTTTGTCGTTGAGCCCGGACAGTTCGTCGGTGTGCTCGGCCCGAATGGGTCGGGCAAGACGACGGTGATGCGCGCCATCGTCGGCCTGCTGCCGGTGACGGCGGGGTCGATTTCCGTGTGCGGCGCCCCGGTGCGCCGGGGCAACCCGGCCATCGGCTACGCCCCGCAGCTGAGGCGCACGCTGGCCGATGCCCGGTTCACCGGGTTTGAAGTCGTCCTGTCCGGCGCCGGTGGCGAGCGATGGGGCTGGCCCTGGGCCAGCAAGCGCGACCGGGCTGCAGCCTGGTCTGCCCTCGAGCGCGTTGGCGGGCTGGACCTTGCCGGCCGGCCGGTCGGAGAGATGTCGGGCGGTGAGCGGCAGCGCCTCATGATCGCGCAGGCGCTTCTCGGCGAGCCGCGCCTGCTTCTGCTCGACGAGCCTCTCGTCAGCCTGGATCCGGCGCGCCAGGCCGACATCGTGGCCCTCGTGGCCTCGATTGCGCGCGAGCGCAACATCGCCGTGCTGTTCAGCGCCCACGAGGTCAATCCGCTGGTCGGAGCCATAGACCGGGTGCTTTATCTCGCGCGCGGTCATGCCGCGACGGGAACAATCGACGAGGTCGTGACCGGGCCGGTGCTGTCGCGGCTCTACGGTTCGTCGATCGATGTCGTCCGGGTCGACGGCCGGATCTTCGTCATGAGCGGCCGCCACGACGTCGAGCGCGGCGAACATTGCGGCCATGCCCATTCCCATGAGCACGCGCACGGTGCGCATTCGCACGGGCACGATCACGGTCCGGCGGGCGTGCTTTCCAGTCCCGGCTCCGCCTCGGTCGGACATCAACATCGCGAGCGGTCGCCCCATGCTGAACTATGA
- a CDS encoding metal ABC transporter permease — protein MLNYDFMVNAFQASGIVAVLAGAVGYFLVLRGQTFAGHALSHVGFAGATGAALFAVSPFVGMTGFTVVSAIGIGLLGDKAQGRDVAIGLVLSMSLGLGLLFLHFYTAYAGQATALLFGNVLGVSRSTVATLAVMALVALAALAVVLRPLVFASLQPEVAEARGVPVQAVSVVFLVIVAVAVSEATQIVGVLLVFALLVGPPAAAMLLTARIGWGVALAAALALLEAWGGLVLAYYTDWPASFWITLLSVVVYGFARLTRRLLPAAGRAPVAARFGEDDLPDGIRSEV, from the coding sequence ATGCTGAACTATGACTTCATGGTCAACGCCTTCCAGGCGTCGGGCATCGTCGCGGTGCTCGCCGGGGCGGTCGGCTATTTCCTCGTGCTGCGCGGGCAGACCTTCGCCGGCCATGCCCTGTCCCATGTCGGTTTCGCCGGTGCCACCGGCGCCGCGCTGTTCGCCGTCTCGCCCTTCGTCGGCATGACGGGCTTCACCGTTGTCAGCGCCATCGGGATCGGGCTGCTCGGCGACAAGGCCCAGGGCCGCGACGTCGCCATCGGCCTCGTGCTGTCGATGTCGCTCGGGCTCGGGCTTCTGTTCCTGCACTTCTATACGGCCTATGCCGGCCAGGCGACGGCGCTGCTGTTCGGCAACGTTCTCGGCGTCTCGCGCAGCACTGTCGCGACGCTCGCCGTGATGGCGCTCGTCGCGCTGGCGGCGCTGGCTGTCGTGCTGCGGCCGCTCGTGTTCGCCAGCCTCCAGCCGGAGGTCGCGGAAGCGCGGGGCGTGCCAGTGCAGGCGGTCTCGGTCGTCTTCCTGGTGATCGTCGCCGTCGCGGTTTCCGAAGCGACGCAGATCGTCGGGGTGCTGCTCGTGTTCGCGCTCCTCGTCGGTCCCCCGGCTGCAGCGATGCTGCTGACGGCGCGCATCGGCTGGGGTGTCGCGCTGGCCGCGGCGCTGGCCTTGCTCGAAGCCTGGGGCGGGCTCGTGCTCGCCTATTATACCGACTGGCCGGCCAGCTTCTGGATCACGCTCCTGTCCGTGGTGGTCTACGGCTTCGCCCGCCTCACCCGCCGGCTGCTGCCCGCCGCCGGCCGTGCGCCCGTCGCTGCACGGTTCGGCGAAGACGACCTTCCGGATGGCATCCGCTCGGAAGTCTGA
- a CDS encoding dicarboxylate/amino acid:cation symporter → MVATIPTAQPRQPRRFYRHLYFQVLVAIAIGVTLGHYYPTIGAQMKPLGDAFIKLVKMIIAPVIFLTVTTGIAGMSDLQKVGRVAGKAMLYFITFSTLALIVGLVVANLVKPGYGLHIDPASLDAKAVADYAAKAHEQSLVGFLSNIIPSTVVGAFSSGDILQVLFFSVLFGIALGMIGERGKPLLNVLQSLSNAMFRLVAILMKAAPIGAFGAMAFTIGKFGIGSIANLAMLIGTFYLTSLIFVLGVLGLVARYNGFSILALIRYLKEELLLVLGTSSSEAALPSLIDKMERAGCSKSVVGLVVPTGYSFNLDGTNIYMTLAALFIAQATDTPLSLGDEILLLLVAMLSSKGAAGITGAGFITLAATLSVIPAVPVAGMALILGIDRFMSECRALTNFIGNAVATIVVARWEGELDRASLASALAGKPILAGETERPLLAE, encoded by the coding sequence ATGGTAGCCACGATCCCAACCGCACAGCCGCGCCAGCCCCGCAGATTCTACCGGCACCTTTATTTCCAGGTGCTGGTCGCCATCGCCATCGGCGTGACGCTCGGCCATTACTACCCCACGATCGGCGCCCAGATGAAGCCGCTGGGCGACGCCTTCATCAAGCTCGTGAAGATGATCATCGCACCGGTCATCTTCCTCACCGTCACCACCGGCATCGCCGGCATGAGCGACCTGCAGAAGGTCGGCCGCGTCGCCGGCAAGGCGATGCTTTATTTCATTACCTTCTCCACGCTGGCGCTGATCGTCGGTCTCGTGGTCGCCAACCTCGTGAAGCCCGGCTACGGGCTGCACATCGATCCGGCGAGCCTCGACGCCAAGGCGGTCGCCGACTATGCCGCCAAGGCGCACGAGCAATCGCTGGTCGGCTTCCTGTCGAACATCATCCCCTCGACCGTGGTGGGGGCGTTCTCGTCCGGCGACATTCTCCAGGTGCTGTTCTTCTCGGTGCTGTTCGGCATCGCCCTCGGCATGATCGGCGAGCGCGGCAAGCCGCTGCTGAACGTGCTCCAGTCGCTGTCGAACGCGATGTTCCGCCTCGTCGCGATCCTGATGAAGGCAGCCCCCATCGGCGCGTTCGGCGCCATGGCCTTCACCATCGGCAAGTTTGGCATTGGCTCCATCGCAAACCTCGCCATGCTGATCGGCACGTTCTACCTGACGTCACTGATCTTCGTGCTCGGCGTGCTCGGCCTCGTCGCGCGCTATAACGGCTTCTCGATCCTCGCGCTCATCCGCTACCTGAAAGAGGAACTGCTGCTCGTCCTCGGCACCTCGTCTTCGGAGGCCGCGCTGCCGAGCCTGATCGACAAGATGGAGCGTGCGGGCTGCTCGAAGTCCGTCGTCGGCCTCGTGGTCCCCACCGGCTACTCCTTCAATCTCGACGGCACCAACATCTACATGACGCTGGCGGCGCTGTTCATCGCCCAGGCGACCGACACGCCACTCTCACTCGGCGACGAGATCCTGCTGCTGCTCGTCGCTATGCTGAGCTCGAAGGGCGCCGCTGGCATCACCGGCGCCGGCTTCATCACGCTTGCCGCCACGCTGTCGGTCATTCCGGCCGTTCCGGTCGCGGGCATGGCGCTGATCCTCGGCATCGACCGGTTCATGTCGGAGTGCCGTGCGCTGACGAACTTCATCGGCAACGCGGTGGCGACCATCGTCGTCGCCCGCTGGGAGGGCGAGCTTGACAGGGCGAGCCTCGCGAGCGCCCTCGCTGGCAAGCCGATCCTCGCCGGTGAGACCGAGCGGCCGCTGCTGGCGGAATGA
- a CDS encoding sensor histidine kinase, with protein sequence MPDRGDAGAAQSASVPPAVDDGADLRASHAVSPFLGKARWLAVAAVALVAGIAAGLGVHQVVLSRELAALQNRGREAATLSALLLQGELEKQRAVPLVLAEDPDVRAALRAPIQARVEALDMRLEALAAETRASVIYLLDARGVAIAASNWRRPDSFVASDYSFRPYFQRAVADDATEYFALGNVSLRPGLYLGRRIESANRLLGVIVVKVEFDAIEQGWRELSAPVFVTDPRGIVLITSVPEWRFDTDRPLDDAVRAEIRASRQFGASPLEPLPLGPPRQSGGQALVALEGAKDRPRERFLEVAVPVATKDWMLHVLMPADGPGRRASAAGWASAGAVCAVLFGAAGIIVRRRDRARASREDEARMRAELEARVRERTAALSAANGLLLDEMEERRRAEASREVLRDELRQANRLATLGQIAAGVAHEISQPVAAIRTYADNAETYLARGDMPGARRSVGTIAGLTERIGAITAELRGFGRKAPTETQEVSIRQAIDGALLLVGHRLRAGGITLKGPVGDSDIVIIANRVRLEQVLVNLLQNAIDALADRTDGAIEIGLSIEEDAVPEQAARPSRMAMIIVADNGSGLAPEILGALFTPFSTTKPKGLGLGLVISHDIVSRAGGTLSAFNRPEGGAVFTVRLPLTPPLQAALVEAAS encoded by the coding sequence ATGCCGGATCGCGGGGACGCCGGGGCGGCGCAGAGCGCTTCCGTCCCGCCAGCAGTGGACGACGGGGCGGACCTGCGCGCGTCACACGCTGTGTCCCCGTTCCTCGGCAAGGCGCGATGGCTGGCCGTCGCCGCAGTCGCGCTGGTGGCGGGGATCGCGGCCGGCCTTGGCGTTCATCAGGTCGTGCTGTCGCGCGAGCTCGCCGCGCTTCAGAACCGGGGGCGCGAGGCGGCGACGCTGAGCGCGCTGCTGCTGCAGGGCGAACTCGAAAAGCAGCGCGCCGTGCCCCTCGTGCTTGCGGAAGACCCCGACGTGCGCGCCGCGCTGCGGGCCCCGATCCAGGCGCGGGTGGAAGCGCTCGACATGCGGCTCGAAGCGCTGGCCGCCGAGACGCGGGCGAGCGTGATCTATCTGCTCGACGCCCGCGGTGTGGCGATCGCGGCCAGCAACTGGCGCCGGCCGGACAGCTTCGTCGCCAGCGACTATTCGTTTCGTCCCTATTTCCAGCGTGCCGTCGCGGACGATGCGACCGAATACTTCGCTCTCGGAAATGTCAGTCTTCGGCCCGGACTCTATCTCGGCCGGCGGATCGAAAGCGCCAACCGTCTTCTCGGCGTCATCGTGGTCAAGGTCGAGTTCGATGCCATCGAGCAGGGCTGGCGCGAACTCAGTGCGCCGGTGTTCGTTACGGACCCGCGCGGTATCGTCCTCATCACCAGCGTGCCGGAATGGCGCTTCGATACCGATCGGCCGCTCGATGATGCGGTGCGGGCGGAGATCCGGGCGAGCCGGCAGTTCGGGGCCTCACCCCTCGAACCCTTGCCGCTTGGCCCGCCCCGGCAAAGCGGCGGCCAGGCATTGGTCGCGCTGGAAGGAGCGAAGGACCGCCCGCGCGAGCGCTTCCTCGAAGTCGCGGTGCCGGTCGCGACCAAGGATTGGATGCTGCACGTGTTGATGCCGGCCGACGGCCCGGGCCGAAGGGCGTCTGCCGCCGGCTGGGCGAGCGCGGGCGCCGTGTGCGCGGTGCTGTTCGGCGCCGCGGGGATCATCGTCCGGCGGCGCGACCGCGCCCGCGCGAGCCGAGAGGACGAAGCGCGAATGCGCGCGGAACTGGAGGCCCGCGTGCGGGAGCGGACCGCCGCGTTGAGCGCGGCCAACGGGCTACTGCTCGACGAGATGGAAGAGCGGCGCCGCGCAGAGGCCTCTCGCGAGGTGCTTCGCGACGAACTGCGGCAGGCGAACCGCCTCGCCACCCTCGGCCAGATCGCCGCCGGTGTCGCCCACGAGATCAGCCAGCCCGTCGCCGCCATTCGCACCTATGCCGACAATGCCGAGACCTATCTGGCGCGCGGCGACATGCCGGGTGCCCGGCGCAGTGTCGGCACCATCGCCGGCCTGACGGAGCGGATCGGAGCGATCACGGCGGAACTGCGCGGCTTCGGCCGCAAGGCGCCGACGGAAACCCAGGAGGTTTCGATCCGGCAGGCCATCGACGGCGCGCTGCTGCTGGTTGGGCACAGGCTGCGGGCAGGCGGCATCACGCTGAAGGGACCGGTCGGCGACAGCGACATCGTGATCATCGCCAACCGGGTGCGACTGGAGCAGGTGCTGGTCAACCTGCTGCAGAACGCGATCGACGCCCTGGCGGACCGCACCGACGGCGCGATCGAGATCGGCCTTTCCATCGAGGAAGACGCTGTGCCGGAACAGGCCGCGCGGCCGTCCCGCATGGCGATGATCATCGTCGCCGACAACGGGTCGGGGCTGGCGCCGGAGATCCTCGGGGCCCTGTTCACGCCGTTCTCGACGACGAAGCCGAAAGGCCTCGGGCTTGGCCTCGTCATTTCCCACGATATCGTCAGCCGGGCAGGGGGCACGCTTTCCGCCTTCAACCGGCCGGAGGGAGGCGCCGTGTTCACGGTCCGCCTCCCGCTGACGCCGCCATTGCAGGCGGCTTTGGTGGAGGCCGCGTCATGA
- a CDS encoding sigma-54-dependent transcriptional regulator: MNPSRSASAVPEVVVFVDDDDDLRAANAESLALAGFEPVPCASGEEALRHIGPDFAGVVVTDIRMPKMDGPALFRRIKAIDPDIPVLFITGHGDVETAVAAMRDGAYDFVTKPFAAERLVSSVRRALEKRRLVLENRRLRHAVEAAADDFPLIGETPAMERLRRTLRHVAAADVDVLVTGETGSGKEVVATALHRWSRRARKPFVALNCGALPETVIESELFGHEPGAFTGAQRRRIGRIEHASGGTLLLDEIESMPLALQVKLLRVLEAREVTPLGSNEVRPVDIRVIAATKADLAEPKARETFREDLFYRLNVVSLRIPPLRERRADVPLLFAYFLGRAATRFGIDPPEVGDGVRHHLLAHDWPGNVRELAHFAERVALGLGETGEASHEVDSDAPAASLPERVDRFEADLIRRELEANRGDVRATVEALAIPRKTFYDKLKRHGIRQADYRRDPDGEA; encoded by the coding sequence ATGAACCCGTCCCGTTCCGCGTCGGCCGTGCCGGAGGTCGTCGTATTCGTCGACGACGACGACGACCTGCGTGCAGCGAATGCGGAGAGCCTCGCGCTGGCAGGGTTCGAGCCGGTGCCGTGCGCATCCGGGGAGGAAGCGTTGCGGCATATCGGCCCGGATTTCGCCGGCGTCGTCGTGACCGACATCCGCATGCCGAAGATGGACGGCCCGGCCCTGTTCCGTCGCATCAAGGCGATCGATCCGGATATTCCGGTGCTGTTCATCACCGGCCACGGCGACGTCGAGACCGCGGTCGCGGCAATGCGCGACGGTGCATACGACTTCGTCACCAAGCCGTTCGCGGCGGAGCGTCTGGTGTCGTCCGTCCGCCGCGCACTGGAGAAGCGCCGGCTAGTGCTGGAGAACCGCCGGCTGCGCCATGCCGTGGAGGCGGCGGCCGACGATTTCCCGCTGATCGGCGAAACGCCGGCGATGGAGCGTCTTCGGCGAACCCTGCGCCACGTCGCGGCGGCCGATGTCGACGTGCTGGTGACGGGCGAGACCGGATCGGGCAAGGAGGTGGTGGCCACGGCGCTGCATCGCTGGAGCCGGCGCGCGCGCAAGCCATTCGTCGCGCTCAATTGCGGCGCCCTGCCGGAGACGGTGATCGAGAGCGAACTTTTCGGCCACGAGCCGGGCGCCTTCACCGGAGCCCAGCGCCGCCGCATCGGCCGCATCGAGCACGCGAGCGGGGGAACCCTGCTGCTCGACGAGATCGAGAGCATGCCGCTCGCCTTGCAGGTGAAGCTGCTGCGCGTGCTCGAGGCGCGCGAGGTGACGCCGCTCGGAAGCAACGAGGTGAGGCCCGTGGATATTCGGGTCATCGCGGCGACGAAGGCCGACCTGGCGGAGCCGAAGGCGCGCGAGACCTTTCGCGAGGATCTGTTCTATCGCCTCAATGTCGTCAGCCTGCGCATTCCCCCGCTGAGGGAGCGGCGCGCGGACGTGCCGCTGCTGTTCGCCTATTTCCTCGGACGGGCGGCGACCCGGTTCGGGATCGATCCACCTGAGGTCGGCGACGGCGTGCGGCACCACCTGCTCGCCCACGACTGGCCGGGCAACGTGCGCGAACTCGCCCACTTCGCCGAGCGCGTCGCCCTCGGCCTCGGGGAAACCGGCGAGGCGTCGCACGAGGTCGATTCCGATGCTCCCGCCGCCAGCCTGCCGGAGCGGGTGGACAGGTTCGAGGCAGACCTGATCCGCCGGGAACTTGAGGCGAACAGGGGCGATGTCCGTGCCACTGTCGAGGCGCTGGCGATCCCGCGAAAGACGTTCTACGACAAGCTGAAGCGGCACGGCATTCGGCAGGCGGACTATCGCCGCGACCCGGATGGCGAGGCGTAG
- the rbsK gene encoding ribokinase, with amino-acid sequence MAQRIAVVGSNNVDLITYVNRIPGPGETLEAPKFQIGNGGKGANQAVAAARLGADVLMVSKVGDDLFADSTVANLAAAGIDVRHVGRAAGVSSGVAPIFVEPSGENRILIVKGANDVLSPADIDAAAEDLSRCRLILLQLEIAIETVYYTLDFAARHGIEVLLNPAPALPDLDPAKVSLATFLVPNESELAILTGLPTGTEDEVEVAARALIAKGNRTVIVTMGARGALLVTADGKVHVSSVPVTPKDTTGAGDAFIGAFARYYVDGFDPVAAVERAVRYAADSITRLGTQSSYATEAAFEDLLTREGALADAEG; translated from the coding sequence ATGGCTCAGCGCATCGCCGTCGTCGGCAGCAACAATGTCGATCTCATCACCTACGTGAATCGCATTCCCGGACCCGGCGAGACTCTGGAAGCGCCGAAGTTCCAGATCGGCAACGGCGGCAAGGGCGCCAATCAGGCGGTTGCCGCCGCGCGCCTTGGTGCCGACGTCCTGATGGTCTCCAAGGTGGGGGACGACCTGTTCGCGGACAGCACGGTCGCCAACCTTGCCGCCGCCGGCATCGATGTGCGCCATGTCGGCCGGGCGGCGGGCGTGTCGAGCGGAGTCGCGCCGATCTTCGTCGAGCCGTCGGGCGAGAACCGCATTTTGATCGTCAAGGGCGCGAACGACGTGCTGTCGCCGGCCGATATCGATGCGGCGGCGGAGGATCTCTCCCGGTGCCGCCTGATCCTGCTTCAGCTCGAGATCGCGATCGAGACGGTCTATTACACGCTCGATTTCGCGGCCCGCCATGGCATCGAGGTTCTTCTCAATCCAGCACCCGCCTTGCCGGATCTCGACCCCGCCAAGGTCTCTCTCGCGACCTTCCTGGTTCCTAACGAGAGCGAACTCGCGATCCTGACCGGTCTGCCGACCGGCACGGAGGACGAGGTGGAGGTGGCGGCTCGCGCGCTGATCGCCAAGGGCAACCGCACCGTGATCGTGACGATGGGCGCGCGCGGCGCGCTGCTGGTGACGGCGGACGGCAAGGTTCATGTGTCCTCGGTGCCTGTGACTCCGAAGGACACGACCGGGGCGGGAGACGCCTTCATCGGCGCGTTCGCACGTTACTATGTTGACGGGTTCGATCCGGTGGCAGCCGTAGAGCGCGCGGTCCGTTACGCCGCCGACTCGATCACGCGGCTTGGCACGCAATCCTCCTACGCGACAGAGGCCGCTTTCGAGGACCTGCTGACACGGGAGGGAGCGCTTGCGGACGCAGAAGGCTGA
- a CDS encoding TetR/AcrR family transcriptional regulator: MSRVTRNAASPDDTRARIIEVAEESFRRVGYAKTTVADIANALEMSPANVYRFFPSKAAINDAILQRTLAEMEEIAWKCARADEPALDRIEAIALGMLRFNHNSLMHERRVHDMVTAAFDENWPSINKFIERFVTLIEGVIRDGIAKGELIAVDPGETAHVLKMTLVRFMHPVVVSQCWKEGDDPEADLRMLMRFLRRSLGNRPPAKTPARPVQQRLL, translated from the coding sequence ATGAGTAGAGTGACGCGCAATGCGGCTTCGCCGGACGACACCCGCGCCCGGATCATCGAAGTCGCGGAAGAGAGTTTCCGTCGGGTCGGTTACGCCAAGACGACCGTTGCCGACATCGCCAATGCCTTGGAGATGAGCCCGGCGAACGTCTACCGCTTTTTTCCGTCCAAGGCCGCGATCAACGACGCGATCCTGCAAAGGACTCTCGCGGAGATGGAGGAGATCGCCTGGAAGTGCGCGCGCGCCGATGAGCCCGCGCTCGACCGCATTGAGGCGATCGCGCTCGGCATGCTCCGCTTCAATCACAACAGCCTGATGCACGAGCGGCGCGTGCACGATATGGTGACGGCCGCTTTCGACGAAAACTGGCCTTCTATCAATAAGTTCATCGAACGTTTTGTGACATTGATAGAGGGCGTCATCCGCGACGGAATCGCTAAGGGCGAACTGATCGCCGTCGATCCCGGCGAGACGGCGCATGTCCTCAAGATGACGCTGGTCCGGTTCATGCACCCGGTGGTGGTGTCTCAGTGCTGGAAGGAAGGCGACGACCCTGAAGCGGACCTGAGAATGCTGATGCGTTTCCTGCGTCGTTCCCTCGGCAACCGCCCGCCTGCCAAAACGCCGGCCCGTCCGGTTCAGCAGCGCCTGCTCTGA
- a CDS encoding efflux RND transporter periplasmic adaptor subunit: MVRNSAISLGVVGLALAVAACKPEQVASKPDPVVRVTTAFSAPDAEVRSYTGVIRPRTEIAQAFRVGGRVVERLVDVGDTVKQGQVLARLDPTDFALSVESAEAELTAAQSALVLANAEEGRFEELLKGGHTSQASYDARKVALDEARARVDRDERALDLARNQLGYAVLTSNVDGVVTSATVEAGQVVGQGQEIVKVAKQAEPAQAAGGTAAGGSKGAEKEVLVAIPESRLADLDRSAATVTLWADGGRQYAATVREIAPQADPATRTYAVRFSLPDADDAVRLGMTATLALASGSDRPVVRLPLSAVFSVGEGAGVYVVKRDPEETGHGVLAFQPVEIVRYGSNEAVVTGVPHGAAVVAMGARRLENGERVRFEASAQSAPQPDAAAAATPGLASRS; encoded by the coding sequence ATGGTGCGGAACTCCGCCATCTCGCTCGGTGTCGTCGGGCTCGCCCTCGCCGTGGCGGCCTGCAAACCGGAACAGGTGGCCTCGAAGCCCGATCCCGTGGTGCGCGTCACCACCGCCTTCTCCGCGCCCGATGCGGAGGTGCGCAGCTATACCGGCGTGATCCGTCCCCGCACCGAGATCGCCCAGGCCTTCCGCGTCGGCGGCCGTGTCGTCGAGCGGCTGGTGGATGTCGGCGATACGGTGAAGCAGGGTCAGGTTCTCGCCCGTCTCGATCCGACCGATTTCGCGCTTTCGGTCGAAAGCGCCGAGGCCGAACTCACCGCAGCGCAGTCCGCTCTGGTGCTCGCCAATGCGGAGGAAGGCCGCTTCGAGGAACTGCTGAAAGGCGGCCATACCAGTCAGGCGTCCTACGACGCCCGCAAGGTCGCTCTCGACGAGGCGAGGGCGAGGGTCGACCGCGACGAGCGTGCGCTCGATCTCGCCCGTAACCAGCTCGGCTATGCGGTCCTCACCTCCAATGTCGACGGCGTCGTCACCTCTGCCACCGTCGAGGCGGGCCAGGTCGTCGGCCAGGGCCAGGAGATCGTCAAGGTCGCCAAGCAGGCCGAGCCCGCGCAGGCGGCAGGCGGGACGGCGGCGGGCGGCTCAAAAGGGGCCGAGAAGGAGGTGCTGGTCGCCATTCCCGAAAGCCGGCTCGCCGATCTCGATCGTTCCGCCGCCACCGTCACGCTGTGGGCGGATGGCGGGCGCCAATATGCCGCCACGGTGCGCGAGATCGCGCCGCAGGCCGATCCCGCGACCCGAACCTATGCAGTGCGCTTCTCGCTGCCGGATGCCGACGACGCCGTCCGGCTCGGCATGACGGCGACGCTCGCGCTCGCCAGCGGCTCCGACCGGCCGGTCGTCCGCCTGCCGTTGTCCGCCGTGTTCAGCGTGGGCGAGGGCGCTGGGGTCTATGTGGTGAAGCGCGATCCGGAGGAGACCGGGCACGGCGTGCTGGCGTTCCAGCCTGTCGAGATCGTGCGGTACGGCTCCAACGAGGCCGTCGTCACCGGCGTGCCCCACGGCGCGGCCGTGGTGGCCATGGGCGCGCGCCGCCTGGAGAACGGCGAGCGTGTGCGCTTCGAGGCATCCGCCCAGTCCGCCCCGCAGCCGGATGCCGCGGCCGCGGCAACGCCCGGCCTGGCCTCGCGGTCGTGA